The nucleotide sequence AACTGACACTTCCCGATCTTGTCACACAGCAGAACCCAGAGGATTTCAGCTCCTGTGAGCGGCCACACAGTGACAGGATCCATTTCCAGAACTCAGTCACAGGCAGAGGTTTTTGTAACTTTTTGCCCTGAGCTTGACCCCGATAGAAACTGGAAGAATGAGTATAAATTACAAGATCAGGAAGGTGAGAAGGATTTAAAGAGATTTCGAGTGAAGCAGTGGCGTACCTAAGCCAACTTTGCTCGTCTAAAGAACAGAATCATGGTAAGAGCATCCCTTGGTGCTCCATTCAGCACAGGTAACAGCCTCATAGAAAAGATTAAATTGAGTCAGAGTAACTGAACCAGGTTCCTAATTATCTGCCAGTTTCCAAAGCCTTTAGAAGAAAATCATTTTTTACAGGTGACATCAAGTAAAGTTCTGCTGGTAACACTTATGCTCCCAGGTGGCATGTCACTGGCTATAATCTATCCCAATTTGGGAAGCAAATCCTACCCGACAGTTAGCAACTAACTTAAAAACACCACAACAACTTTATTCCCTTTCACTTGTATAGAAGGATGCCCAGAGCTCCTTCTGGAAGGCTATCCAGGATTTTAGCACTTGCTGCCTGCTTTGCAGAGCCATCTATGCCTGGCCCGTGTTCCCTGTTGGGCTCATACCTGTGACTGTGGTTGAACTTCTGGACCAGGCGCCCGCCGTCCGCGAGCCGGATCTGGATGTTGGTGATGGGCTCCGACTCATCGATCACGATGGCAGAACTGGCTTTGGCTTCGttctctgcctgctgggctggcgAGCTGGTGCCCATCACCTGGGGCACAGTGCTGCCAACAGGGAGACGCAAGGTGAGCTGTTAGAAACCAAACTCACCTGCCCACAGGGTACCAGATCAGGCAGCACACTCACTGTCTGCCAGGCCAACTACCAGGGCTCCTCCACAAGCAAGCTGCAAGTCAGAATTCTGGAGTCAGCCAGTCAGCAAGAATTTGTCTAGAATTCAACTCTACCATCCCCTTTGATGTCACAGGTCCTCACACCCACAAGTTAACAGGGGAAGTGTGAATTGGAAACATTGCTCCAATGCAACACACCATGGAGGTTCCAAACCAGGGAtctggctcctggcagggagcagctgggccaCCTCACAGTATACGTCAGTGAGCCTTGTTTCCTTAGAGGAACAACTCCCATCCCACAGGCACCCAGAGCCTTTATTTCAGAAGGATGAATCAGAAGGCTCCACCTTGCAAGGCTTGAGTGACTCTCACATTACATGTAGTAAATCAGTGTCACCATCTTCTTACCTGCCTAGCTTCTGTCCTTCTCCAGTAAAAGCTCTGAAGACACTTTTAGGTTTCACGTACTCCTCATCACGGTGATCTTCCATGTCCAGGTTCACCTGTCCACCCCGTGCTAACCTGCGCAGCTCAGCTGGGACTTCCCTGCAAAGAGAGTGTTCTAAGGCAGCTGCCTGAGGCAACAAAGCAGGAATTCGTGGACAAAAAGCCCAAaattcaggaattcaggaatCACAGAGAGCCTCTGCTTAACTAACAGGACAGATGCACACCTGCCCACTGACAGACACAAATTAAAGGTTACTTCTGCCTGGCCCTCACCTGCTGTGACACAATGCATCAGAAATTCTCAACACAAATATCAACATGTTTGTTTACTTCAAAATCTCAAGGCCCCACATAAACCAAACCCACCCTGTTTACCTGAACCAAATGTCCCATATTAAGAGTAACTTGCAAGAGTAATTTATTGCAAGAAAGCTCAGGTGAAATGCGCCATGGATTCAGAACCTTGGGTTCCACAAACACTCGTGTTTCAGGGAACAGCtgtcccttttctcccctctcagTACGTACCCTCTGCGGATGTCATCGAGGAACTGGGCATTGGATGGATCCTGGTAGCTCCTCAGCTCTCCACTATCCAGGCTAAATCCACTCTTCCAGAGCTTCAGTACAACatgcacctgcagcagccccaaaaGAACAATCAGCCTCACTGAGCTTCTTGGTGACAACAAAAACTGAAGCAAAGCGAAAAGTTTCAGATGGGCAGAGGAGCTCCAAGGTGCAAAAACATTCCAGCAGGTTTCTCTGAGCTAagggaaaaacccaaagcacTGGCTTTTATGTAATGGTCATATGTCAATTCCTAGAAGGTGGCATCGTGGTCTCCTTTTGGATAAATATGGCTGAAGAGCCAGGAATGTGCTTGGTGAGGAGCCTAAACCAGGCTCCCACCACAGCCACGACCTTGTCTGGTCACAAACCAAGCACAAGGAAATCCTGAACTGATGCTGTCAGCTCCCATTTATGGATATATATTGGATGTATATAATAATGGATAAAGAAGTGTTGATTTCCCAATGCTCTTTGCACACTATTTTTCCTGATCTGCACTTCTAAGAAAAGCTCAGATTCTTAATTAAAAGATCACCAGAAAACTGCTTACCCAAGACCTAATCATCTATTATTCTCTACTTGGAAATCCCACAGGAAGCAGGATTTACCATATTTCTGGCCTTGTGAATTTCTGTCAAGCTTTGTATCTCTCGGGGCTGGCGAGCTCAGTAGCTGGAGCAGAGAAATCCCTGGAGTGACAGCTACAAACCCAAGCAGAGATACTCACATCCTGAGAAGAGCTCGgtctcctctctcctgccacATAAGCTGACTCCTCCTCTGGAGTAGCCCCAAGGCGATACCCTCCCCCTGCAAAAGGCtgtgagagagagaggcagacaCAGGGTTACAGAACCACACAAACCAAAGAGCTGCTTCCCTGTTCCCACCACCTCTGGGGTGAACGGGGACTTCATGGCATCAGCAACatgtcctgccctgcaggcagtgaCAGCTTCAGCAAGTTAATAAATGTGGCACAACAGAGTGGCTTTTCTTGCCACTGTGACACACAAAATGGAGCTAAGAGGAGTCACTAAGAGGAGTCCAGACTTAGCTGCTGAGGTAATTCCAGGACTCCTCAGTACCAAAGAGCTGGCAGGGTGGAACCTTAACTGAAACGGGGAACAGAAGGACGAACTCCTCCCTCCTCACCTTTGGCTTGCTCGTCTCGCCCCCGCTCTTGGCTGTCCGATCGACGGCCACGGCGCCGTGCTCCTTGGCTCCCTTGAACAAATCCTCCACCAGCTCGTTGGGACTCTTCTTCCTCGGAGGACCCACGATCTGCTGCCCACTCCTCTCTGAGCCGCCGGCATAAAACCTGACAGAAAGCACCCAGCTCCTggtcagccctgcctgctgcctctaCAGGAGCCTCGGGCTGGATCAGGGCTCACTTGTTGGTGCACACCCTGGATCTACAAACACTGGCTACCACCAGTGTGtctcccactgcagccacaTGCAAGCTCCTGTGCTGCAAAGACTTTCTTTTTATGTCAATTCCTGTAAATGCCCCGTAGATCAATAGCAATAAAGTGGTAACaatgctcagagctgggaagaggaaCAGACCAGAGGGACAAGCCCAATTTTAAACACCGGTACCAGCTCGATTACCCAGCTGAGCAAGGCTTCCAGCAAATCTCTGACCTGTCAGAGCAACATCCAGCTGGAATTCTGAGGGAAGGCACACGTTCATGCCACACAAAGGATGGATCTCAACTGGAAGCAATGGATGCACAGTCAGTGAAGTGCAATTAAGCACTTCTGGAAGATTGGGTTAATTAGCTTCCAGATGGCTTGTAACACACAGAGtgagctcccagctgcctgcagaccaTGGCCCATCCAGGCTGAGCCACCCCTTCAGATACATCAGTTCCATTCCATTTACCTTGCCTGTCAACCTTAAGGGTATTTAACTACTCAGAGCTGACACTGGAGACTGTCCTACTAATACTCCATGTTTCCCCTGGAAAGAGACcctacttttttatttctgactccACACTCCATTACTTACCCTTAAGCAACacttaaaaaaacagaacacaaaaccaaaacccccaccaaaataaacccccaaaaccccaagcAGTAAGAAAACCAATCCCTGTATAATTCCCACATTTCCATTCCCTGTGGACACAAATGAGGATCTGGGCTGTTTTCTATTCTTAACCCAGGCCTTCCACATCACCCTTTAGGCTTTCTCTCAGTGCTGAGAGCTGGTGCTTGCACAGCTGAGCACGTGCTTGTGCACAGGCTTTGCACTGAGAAACCTGCCCTGTCACACCTCAAATGTTTCATGACAGGAACTTGATATCCATGTAAGCCTGGTTCTTTCAAAGAAGCTGTACACAGGCAGCAAGTCCTCCCAGAAGGGATAAACACCCAGCATTTGAGCCTTCAGCTACAAACTCACCGctgtccctcctcctcttcatcatcctcctcctgaGCATGCACAAGGTCTCTGAACGAGGTTACTCGGTGGTCACTGCAAAAATCCAGCAAGAAGGATGTCAGCCTCCAGactcattcccagctggaacaTTCCACACTGCAACAGGCTTCTTCTGCAAGGTGGGTTCTGTTCACCAGCACCTGACCCAAGAGAACTTTTCCTTCAtgacaaaggcagcagctcctctttggGACTGGACAGCATTCCCTTACTGCAAAGGGATTTGGTAGGGTAAAATTCACTGTCTTGTTTTGTAAAATGCTCAGCTTGATCAGCTCAGGTGTCacacaaaatgagaaaatattcttcctgCTGAGACATGATCTGCTTAAATGAAAGGTCACTATCAGActgtttttaatgttaaaagATAAATCAAGCTTTCCTGAGCAATGAGGCAAGTTTTCCTAACTGATCCCTGGCTTAGTTGTGCAATAACACCCATGCCTGTGATGTACAAACACTCAGGTTTTCACAATTTCTAGAGAACCACACGAGGTGAAGCAAACCTAAACACAGAGCTACTCCTCCTGAAAATTTACACAGTGCTTTGGAGAGTGTGTGTGCTTTGCCAGCTTTCCAGTATGGAGCTGAAGCTGCCTCCTCACCTGGCTCCAGTGCCTCTGGATATGGAGCTGGGtgtgggctggggaagggtcaGGATATCCTCATCACCCCCGTCCTCATAGAAACTGGCAAGTGCAatctggaaaggaaaaccacCAAAGATCCtcaggaaaaacacacacaaacaaccCAGGTGAAGCATCTGTCATGATGGATTTCCTAAGACACCTCACACTAAAGACACTTCATGTCATTTCCCCTGTTGCAGAGACAAGGCCTCAGCGGGTTTGCTATTTGGCTGTGTCATGGCAGGAcactcagtgctgcagggatgtCACCCTCCCTGTCAGGGAATGTCAGGGCCCTTCTTCGGCAGCACAAGAGTTATGCCAAATTTACTGCtctgaaacagcagcttttgTGCCATCATGAGCAGACTCGGAATTTAACACAGCCACtttgaggaggagcagggacaggagcaggtcAGAATGGTGGCTGACTCCCCCTTAGTTTGTTTGCTGACAGAGTcaacagcacagcactgacagcctCACCAGCATTCCAGGAAAACCTACAGAACCCCGGCAAACCCCGGGCCCACCGTCCCTCACCTCGCGCTACAAAGTGAACGAAAGAACCAGGAGGGGCCTCAGTCTCAGCCAGCCCACGGCCCCGCCGCCAGGGCTGAGCGCGGCGACGGACGGGGGCGAGGCCTGAGCCTGCGGGACACCGACCTCCGGCCCAGCGCTGCCCCTCGCCAGCGCCACGGCCTCCTGAGCCGCGGCCACGCCGATCCCCGCGCCGGGCCGGGGAGGGCGGAGGACAGCGGCAAAGGTACCTGGAGGTCCCAGCCGGCGGACTCGAGGAAGAACCGCGCTCGCTCCTCCTCGGCGCCGGTCACGGCCACGAACTCCCTCAGCGCCTCCTCCCTGTCCGCCATCTTGCCGCGGTGCAGCGCCCAAACCGCGCcgggccgcgccgccccgcccccgcGTGCGCCGCCAAACCCGCCCGGCCGGAAACACCCGGGGCGACGCACGGCGCCCGGCCTGCAAAGAGCGGCCCCTGCCGGccaggaggtggcactgcaTCGCAACCGACCCCGGAGCGTGCACCGGGCACCGAGCACTGGGCAAGGGGAACCGGGCACTTGGCTCCGGGATGGGCAGCACCGAGCACTAGAGGGGGTGGCACCGAGCACCGGGCACCGTGTGTGTAACACTGGGACGGGCAGCACCGAGTCCTGGTGTGCAGCACCGAGTCCCGGGGATGGGCAGTGCcaagccccagagcagggcGGGTTTATGGCCACAGGCGGGGCCGGGACTGGCGGCGCAGAGGAGCCCACGGCAGCCTGTGCATGCTGGCTCGTTTATTTCCAGGTTCACACATCACTGCTGGCAGTGGCCAAGCCCTGGgacctggctgcaggagccgGGAACTGAGGTGGAGCAGGGTATGGCAACATCTCCGATGCTTTTCTATTCATGCGcttgaagaggaagaagaggagccCACCGAGGagccccttctccagcaggaTACCCATCCCCAGGAGAAGGAGGCTGGACCGAAGGTTTCCACCTGCAATGGGGACAGAGCATGTGAGGAACCAGGGCTCGGGGAGCAGCATCCCAATCCCCCACAGGGAGCCTTTCTGGGACTGCGAGCTTCCTCAGGGGGTGACACCACACAGCCGCCCTGCCAAGcaccccaccccagcagctctgatgcACCCTTATCCATCTGGAACTCATTGCTCAATCCCCCTTGGGTCGGGTTGGAGATCAACAGGACggctgaggagctggcaggggccTGGGCATCGTGCACCACCGTGCAGGTGATCGTGGACCCATTTTTCTCCTCCGTGGCTTGCACCTCCACCCGGCTTCTCAGCTCAAACaagcccaggggcagctccaatGGCCGGGAGAGGTTCTGCCCCTTTATCTCAGTCCCATTCTCCAGCCAGGAAATGGACACTTCAGCTGGGTAAAACTCCTTCACGAGGCAGGTGAAGGTCACGGTCTTGTTCACCTCAGCGGGGCTCGGCTCAGCGCGCACTTCAATGCTGGGGGGAACTGGGAAGAGAGGCAGAGCTTGGTGTTTggtgtgcccagctctgctggccacagGGCCCCTGTCCTCCTCCCAgggaccccagccccacagagcaggaCGCCCcatgccagcccccagccctcaccTCGCAGGACCCTGCTGAGCTGGTAGCTCCCTGGCAGCGGGGCCGGCAGCGTGGAGTGCGTCACCTCACAGGTGAGCTGTGAGCGGACATCGTCCTTCTGCAGGGTCACCACTGCTGAGCTGGACATGTTGTAGGTTTTCATCTTCCACTCGGTGACCTGGGGTGGCTGAGCCCCCAAGGGGTTGCTGTTCTTGAACCATTTCACCCCAATCTTGTCAGGAAAGAaccctccagctgtgcaggtgAAAGGCACCGGCTGCCCCGGCCTCGCTCTCTGCTCAGGCCCAGACACGAGCGGGGGGCTGGGTTTGGCTGTGGGGAGAAGCACGGGGCCATCAGACCAGGCTctgccccctgcccagccctgggcctgcCTGGAGTAGAGACTCATACAAGGGCATGGGGATGGCCCATGGGATCCTCTCCTGGACCAGCCCTgagccccttccccatccctgctctaCCTGAGCAGAGCCCACTGGGTGGTTCCcatcaggagctgctccaggagccccaCTCACCTTGCACAGACACCTCGGTGCCACTGCCACGCCTAAACACCTCATCCTCACCAGTGCTCCCCCTGACAAACTTCACACAGTAGTAGGTGCCCATGTCCTCAGGCTGAACATTCTTGATGAGGATGGTGAAGTCTGTGTCAGACTCAGGCACTGCTCTCGTCACACGGGAGGAGGGATCCTCGTTTTTCTGGTCATAGACAGTCttgttcccactgccccagcccttcAGCCACATCACAGGCCCTGGTCCAGCAATTCCAGATGCGATGCAGTTCAGGGTGAGCGTCTCCCCCGCTGCCACCGTCACcttgggctggggctgctgcagagtgAAGCCCTGACCCGGCTGGGCAcccacacctgggcacagaaacagaaatgtttggaaTTGACAATGGGCCCCAGGGCCAAGGAACAGTACAAGGCATCATCAGACCCCCTGAGCCTGGAGCCGGGGACAGAGAGACAttcctgtcccttgtcccccaggctgctgggcactgcaggatAAGGAGAGCCCAGATCCTTCCTGGAGTAAACTGAATTTCATCTGGAGATAAAAGCAAGCTggaagggaggcagagagaggagatcCCTGGGTACCCATGGGCACAGGGAAGCACTGCAGGCCTGAAGGGTGGGAAAGCGTGCATGGGAaatgggatggggctgtgcagggtcCACTTACCTGattctctgcagagcaggaggagcatcAGGCACATGAGGGGCAGTTCCTGTGCCACCAGAACCATGGGTATTCCACACCTTGCTCCCTAATGGCTGGGCTTTGCTCAGCTGGATTCAACTCCGTGGGACTCTGCTGCACTGGCCTCAGCTGACTCAGCTGGACTGGGCTTATTTTAGCAGGGTGCTGGTCTCTTACCCAGCtaaggggaaggaaaagagccACTACCAGCCCAGTTCCTCCATGCAATCACGTTCCATTTGCTGCTCAATGCCTACATCATCTCCTGTCACAACGCTGGTCCCTAACGGCAATGTCCTCCCCACTTTCCCCTCAGACGTGTGCCACAGCCACGGCCGTGGGCACAGACACTGAGCAGCCACCAAGGGGGACCCCGGATCCAGCACGCTCCCCACACATGGCCAGCCTGTGGCTCAGCAGTGTGGGGTGCCAAGGGGGCCCGCAGCCCGTGCCAGCAGGATCGGGGTGCGGGATGGGGTCTCTCCACGGGTCGGTGGTGCAGAGCAGCGCTCGGGATACACCGAGCGTGCCACATCCCGAAGCTCCGCTGCTCCTGCCCGTCACCGAACCGGGGAGGACGCAAAGCCGCTCCCTGTCCCGAGCCCGGAGCAGCCGCTCGGTGCCAGGTGGCCCGGGAATGATGCCCGGAGGGTATCGGCAGGGTGATGTCCGCCGGGGGTGATGCCCGGCTGCTCTGCCGGCTCTCGCCCGCCCCGGGCAGACACCAAAGCGTTAACCACCCGCTCGCCTCAATTTCCTGTCCcgcttccccttttccttcccaaagtTTGGGCAGAACCCATGGCCGcggcagcagctcccctcctATCCGGGCAGCGAGGCCCCGTCCAGCGGCAGCTCTGGGGTGAGTGGGAAGTGGGGCCCCCAAGATCCCTTCGGAGCTCCCCTGCCCCGTCTGCCCCGTAAACGCGAGTGGGCGGCAAAGACAAACACCGGGCGGGGCGGAGGGTGCTCCTGCCCCGAGCGCCTTTTGGGGTCAAACCGTGCCCGGGGTGcggagcatccccagccccgGGGTGGGCACAGCCGGGTCGAGCCCTGCCGAGCCGCTGCCATACGTGCCGGGGACTTTAGGCAGGAGAGGTTTGGGGATCggaggggttttggggagcaggagggatttTGGGACAAGAAGGGGTcggtgggctgtgctgggctccagggctgcacaTCTCTGCCAAGTCTGGCTCTTGGCTGTGAACCCCAATTCCTCGCAGAGCCACAGTGATCCTGGCTGAtgtggagcagagccagggtgtTAATGTTTAACAGCACTCAGGAATTTTTCCTGCCAGGAGTTCCCCTTGGCTCCCTCTGCACCTCTCTGGcctccaggcagctgcagcatctcctgcaaaTGACAGAACAGGATGCAGATTTATCAAATCACAGAATCGCAGAACTGTTTGGGTTGCAAAAGCCCTCTGAAATTATCGTGTCCAACCCTTaacccagctctgccaaagtcaccaagtgccacatctacatgtcatttaaatccctccaggggtagtgactccaccactgccctgggcagcctgctcttTTTTCAGATTTGCCCCTTGTTCATTTTGAACCGGTTTTTGAAGGGTTTCCTCCCTCCTGGTGCCTGCATGTTGTCTCTGCCACATCCCAGGAAATCTATCAGCTGTAAATTGGGGGATACTGGGATTTCTGTGCCTATGAGGCTGCCCTTGCCTCTCCCCATCGCTCATCCCTGAACCCTCCTGtctctgtgcccaggtgtgggTGCCCAGCCGGGTCAGGGCTTcactctgcagcagccccagcccaagGTGACGGTGGCAGCGGGGGAGACGCTCACCCTGAACTGCATCACGTCTGGAATTGCTGGACCAGGGCCTGTGATGTGGCTgaagggctggggcagtgggaacaaGACTGTCTATGACCAGAAAAACGAGGATCCCTCCTCCCGTGTGACGAGAGCAGTGCCTGGGTCTGACACAGACTTCACCATCCACATCAGGAACTTCCAGCCTACTGATGTTGGCACCTATTACTGCGTGAAGTTTGTCAAGGGGAACACTGGTGAGGATGAGGTGTTTAGGCGTGGCAGTGGCACAGTGGTGTCTGTGCAAGGTGAGTGCAGCTCAGTGGGACACCTCTCCCTGGgtgcccatcccacagcccccaccctgcccacagccaggtcctgctctgccccacaccCACCACCCTGTCCTGCTCCACCTCTGTCTccacagaagcagctctgtttcctggaatggtggctgcagctgtagtgctctgcttcctcctcctcctcggccTCTTTGTGGCCCTTTGCATGTACAGGAGGAAGTGCCAAGGTGGggtgggcagcccctgcccagccaggacagTGGCCATGGGCAGCTTCTCATCTatccctctgcagtgctgcgCAGAGACCCTTGGCACCCCCAGGTTTGTACTCAGCACGTCTTCCTTCTGCACCCTTAAATGAGCAAGCTGTCTTATCCACCTGCTTTATCTTGGCTTCCTTTCTTGTGTGGAGCTCTAACTTGCCCCAGAAAAGGTCCTTTGCTTATATAGGTGCACTATTCTGTTGGTTCTTTCTGCGTTTCATGGAAACTTCATGGTAGGGCGcacccaggagctcctgcagcccctcaccatgtgtctgagcccagccctggtgtgcAGTCAGCACTTTGTCCCTATTTGCCTTCAACAGGAGCATCAAGCTGAAATTCAAGAGAGGAAttgagggctgtgctgggtggggaAAGGACCCAGCTTCCTTTAGTTCTGATGCCCATCCTTATCCTTCCCCCTACAGTGAAGTCCTGGATGCAGAGAGCTCCCACCCACCCAGCCAGGTAGGAGTGAGCTGTGAGTATGGGGAAGCACATCCCATGCTGATGCCCTGGCTTGCAGGAGCCCTGCAAGACTCTGGGGCCAGGGCGGACCTttggtgggcagcagctgcctgcatgTGGTCCCTGCACACTCTGCACCACGGCAccacctctgcagctgtggcatccccagcctggcttgAGCCTGGTTCTTGTTGTCCTTTGCAGGGCCACAAGGTGGTcttggtgatccttgtgggtcacTTCCAACTTTTAACATTCTGATTTAGGGATATTTTTGCAAGACTTTCCTTGTGGTATCTTTCCCCATTTGTGTGCACttttgcagcagagcagcaaggagGAGCACGACATCCACTACGCcgacctgcagcccctgcccctggccCCGCAGCGCAGCAGGAGCCCGGGCACAGCCCCCACCGAGTATGCCAGCCTCAGGGTAGCTGCCAAGTgacacctggcacagctgcctgcacagccagaCCATGTCAGGGTGGAAGAAGGGACCTTTATGCAGGGCACCATAAAGAAGAAGTGGAGCTGTTTGCATGGCGCATCCTGATCTCAGCTTGGCACGCTGTGGTCACCATGTTTGCATCTCAGGGGAGCTCTCCCAGGACCTGGAAGCTTTCTTGACCACAGGATGAGACCACGAGGCCAAGCACCTCTGCCTTGTGCAAGCTGTTTTGTGCTGATAACACCAGGAGGACCTCACACACACCGGTGTCCACCAGCATGGGCCTCCACTGGCCCTTTCCCGGCCCACAGGTCCATAATTTGTGTTATCTTTTCACCAGCCTCATTAAAGCCAGCAAACAGCTTTCTGTCcagtcctgctgtgctcagagcaagAGCAATAGTGCCAGTCCTGCAGGGTCCTGGGGGAATGTGTGCCACCCTTGTGCTACTGCCAAGCTCCCTGGTCAGCTCCCgattcccacctgccccaggcagggaaaCTGCCCAGTCCCACAAAACCTGCATCTCCTggcaaggcagcaggagggtcTCAGGAACAGCCCcgggtgctgctgctccagtttGAGGCCAGCCCTCAcccaccttcccctgccctcctcaAGGGGCTCCTGATGCTGCTAAGGCCAGGGCAGCTGGTACCCGCTGGCCCTTCTGCCCCTTTCCGTGGTCTGCACACACCTTCAGCTCCAGTCCCAGGCAGTCCATGTACATCTGCTCCATGCACATCTGCTCCatgcacagcccctgctcagtGCACATCTGCTCCATGCACATTCCTTGCTTTGTGCCCACATGTTCAGTGCCCACCTCCAAGGGAAGCAGGCCAGGGGCAGGAAGCCAGAGGGCCGAGGTGGCCATGGCAGGAAGCTGCAGATCACGCTCCAcacttggcactgctgcagcctcctgcaaCACCAGGCACCACATACAGCTCCCCAGCCACCATGTagccagctgtggcagctgagcTCCCACCAGTGTGGCCCCAGCACGTACCTCCTTGGCAGGAGGAACTGAGCCCAAAACAGGCTTTCCAGGCAGAGGaacctgctgccagcaccactgCCTGCGACCTTGAAAGCAGATACAATCACCAGTTTTCAGCTATATCtacttttttctgtgaaatgagaAAAGAGAAGTGAAACAAGTCAGTGTGACCCaggggagcggggctggcagggagatCCTTGAGGGGACAAAATTGTCACAGTGGGGAGAAAAGCCACTAAGGAAATTGATTTGCACAACTGAGTATGAGTCACCTGCTCTGGGGATGTGAAGTGAGGACAGTTTGGAGTCAGTCCTTTCTCAGGGGACACTCAGCACCCTGTAGACAAGGTGGTGGTGATGAGTTTGCCAGGTCAGGGATCCAGCACCTGGTCTTAGCCTGGCTCCCTCAGTGGGAAGGTTGGGGTGTTGGGATGAAGCCTTTCCCAGCAtcatttccccatggaaagcCATGACCAGGCCATGGATCATTTCCCAGCTGAGgcagtggctgctctgagcagggcttgggTTGCCC is from Serinus canaria isolate serCan28SL12 chromosome 20, serCan2020, whole genome shotgun sequence and encodes:
- the LOC108962468 gene encoding signal-regulatory protein beta-1-like isoform X1, encoding MVLVAQELPLMCLMLLLLCRESGVGAQPGQGFTLQQPQPKVTVAAGETLTLNCIASGIAGPGPVMWLKGWGSGNKTVYDQKNEDPSSRVTRAVPESDTDFTILIKNVQPEDMGTYYCVKFVRGSTGEDEVFRRGSGTEVSVQAKPSPPLVSGPEQRARPGQPVPFTCTAGGFFPDKIGVKWFKNSNPLGAQPPQVTEWKMKTYNMSSSAVVTLQKDDVRSQLTCEVTHSTLPAPLPGSYQLSRVLRVPPSIEVRAEPSPAEVNKTVTFTCLVKEFYPAEVSISWLENGTEIKGQNLSRPLELPLGLFELRSRVEVQATEEKNGSTITCTVVHDAQAPASSSAVLLISNPTQGGLSNEFQMDKGASELLGWGAWQGGCVVSPPEEARSPRKAPCGGLGCCSPSPGSSHALSPLQVETFGPASFSWGWVSCWRRGSSVGSSSSSSSA
- the LOC108962468 gene encoding tyrosine-protein phosphatase non-receptor type substrate 1-like isoform X2, yielding MVLVAQELPLMCLMLLLLCRESGVGAQPGQGFTLQQPQPKVTVAAGETLTLNCIASGIAGPGPVMWLKGWGSGNKTVYDQKNEDPSSRVTRAVPESDTDFTILIKNVQPEDMGTYYCVKFVRGSTGEDEVFRRGSGTEVSVQAKPSPPLVSGPEQRARPGQPVPFTCTAGGFFPDKIGVKWFKNSNPLGAQPPQVTEWKMKTYNMSSSAVVTLQKDDVRSQLTCEVTHSTLPAPLPGSYQLSRVLRVPPSIEVRAEPSPAEVNKTVTFTCLVKEFYPAEVSISWLENGTEIKGQNLSRPLELPLGLFELRSRVEVQATEEKNGSTITCTVVHDAQAPASSSAVLLISNPTQGGLSNEFQMDKGGNLRSSLLLLGMGILLEKGLLGGLLFFLFKRMNRKASEMLPYPAPPQFPAPAARSQGLATASSDV
- the NSFL1C gene encoding NSFL1 cofactor p47, with amino-acid sequence MADREEALREFVAVTGAEEERARFFLESAGWDLQIALASFYEDGGDEDILTLPQPTPSSISRGTGASDHRVTSFRDLVHAQEEDDEEEEGQRFYAGGSERSGQQIVGPPRKKSPNELVEDLFKGAKEHGAVAVDRTAKSGGETSKPKPFAGGGYRLGATPEEESAYVAGERRPSSSQDVHVVLKLWKSGFSLDSGELRSYQDPSNAQFLDDIRRGEVPAELRRLARGGQVNLDMEDHRDEEYVKPKSVFRAFTGEGQKLGSTVPQVMGTSSPAQQAENEAKASSAIVIDESEPITNIQIRLADGGRLVQKFNHSHRIRDIRLFIVDARPAMAATSFVLMTTFPNKELTDENQTLKEANLLNAVIVQRLT
- the LOC108962468 gene encoding tyrosine-protein phosphatase non-receptor type substrate 1-like isoform X3; amino-acid sequence: MVLVAQELPLMCLMLLLLCRESGVGAQPGQGFTLQQPQPKVTVAAGETLTLNCIASGIAGPGPVMWLKGWGSGNKTVYDQKNEDPSSRVTRAVPESDTDFTILIKNVQPEDMGTYYCVKFVRGSTGEDEVFRRGSGTEVSVQAKPSPPLVSGPEQRARPGQPVPFTCTAGGFFPDKIGVKWFKNSNPLGAQPPQVTEWKMKTYNMSSSAVVTLQKDDVRSQLTCEVTHSTLPAPLPGSYQLSRVLRVPPSIEVRAEPSPAEVNKTVTFTCLVKEFYPAEVSISWLENGTEIKGQNLSRPLELPLGLFELRSRVEVQATEEKNGSTITCTVVHDAQAPASSSAVLLISNPTQGGLSNEFQMDKGASELLGWKPSVQPPSPGDGYPAGEGAPRWAPLLPLQAHE